CGCGGCCCGGCTCCCCGAGAGGCTCGCGATCCTCGGAACCGCGCTCCTCCTCGCCGGGGCGCTCCGGAAGCCCTTCGGCGAACGGGTCGCGATCCTCTCGGCCCTGATCTTCCTCTCGTCGCCGCTCGTCTTCGCTCTGGGACGAACGGCGCTGACCGACGGGGTCCTGACGTTCACGATGGCGATCACGCTCATGGCGCTGCACCGGTTTCTCCTCGCGTCGGAGGAGGGCCGCGCCGCGCCGGGGGCCGCCGCGCTCGCGGGGCTGGGATGCGGCCTTTCGCTCCTGGACAAGGGCCTGATCGGCGTCGTCCTTCCCGGCGGAGCGTTCGTGCTCTGGTGCGTCCTCCGCCGGACCGCGCGTCCGATCGTTCGGATCCTTCTCTCCTGGGCCCCCGTCGTCTGCCTCGCGGTCGCGGCGCCCTATTTCATCGCGGTCGAACTTGCGGCCCCGGGATTCTCGAAGTTCTTCTGGATCCACGAGCACTTCGTGCGGTACGCCACGCCCGAGGCGTCGCGGCCGGGGCCGCCCTGGTATTTCCTGCTGACGTTCCTTCTCGGGATGCTCCCCTGGACGTTCTTCTCGTCGAGACTCGGACGGCGCCTCTGGTGGTCGAAGAGGCGGGCGACGGCGCCCGACGCCTCGGATCTCTGGTTCGCCCTCTGGTTCTCCGTGATTCTCGTCTTCTTTTCGCTCTCCCACTCGAAGCTCACGCCGTACGTGCTGCCGGCGTGTCCCGCCGCCGCCGTCCTCTTCGCGCGGCTGATCGACGCGCACGTCGAAACCGGGGAGAAGACTCCCGCCCGGCCGCTCGCGTTCCACGCGGCGTTCTGGACCGTCGCCGCGCCGGCGGGTTTCTTCCTCCTCGCGCGGAGCGGCGACCTCGCGCGATACGGGCTGGCGGCGCCGGCCGCGGCGGCGCTCGGGGTGCTCGTCGCGGCCTCGTGGATCGGCGCGTTCGCCGCCCGCCGGCGGCCTCTCGCCGGGATCGGAACGGCCGTCGCCGGCTGGTGTATTTTCTACGCCGCCTTGATCGCCGCTTTCCCGAGGATCGCCGCCGACCAGTCCGCGCATGACCTCGCGGTCGCCGCCGGCCGCGCGGCGGGAGACTCGGCCGAAGTCGTCTGCTACCGGACCTACCTCCAGGGCTTCCCCTTGGAGCTCGAGCGGCGCGTCCGGATCTTCGGGTGGAAGGGCGAGCTCGCCTACGGCAGCGCGCGCGGCGATTCGTCCGCGTGGTTCCCGCCGAGGGAGGCGTTCTGGACGGAGTGGGACTCGCCGAAGAAGATGGTCGTGCTCCTTCGGAAGCGGGACCGGCCGGAGATGTACGGCCACCGCGCGGAGCTCGTCGCGCAGAACCGGAAATATTTCGTCGTGAAGAACTTTCGATGAGGAGCACGTTCCTCCCGTTCGCGAAGCCCTCGATCGGCGAGGAAGAGATCGCCGAGGTCGCCGACTCTCTGCGCTCCGGCTGGATCACGACGGGACCGAAGACCGAGAGATTCGCCGAGGAGTTTCGCGCGTGGGTCGGCGGGCGGTTCGCCGCGCCGATCTCGTCGGCGACGGCGGGCCTCCACGTCGCGCTCCTCGCCCACGGCATCGGCGCCGGCGACGAGGTGATCACGACGCCGATGACGTTCGCGGCGACGCTGAACGTGATCGTCCTCGTGGGCGCCACGCCGGTCCTCGCCGACATCGACCGGAACACGCTGAACGTCCGGGTCGAGGAGATCGAGAAGAGGATCACGCCGCGGACGCGGGCGTTGATCCCCGTCCACTACGTCGGGCAGCCGTGCGACATGGACCCGATCCTGGCGCTCGCGGAAAAGCACCGCCTCGCGGTGATCGAGGACGCCGCCCACGCGATCGGAACCGAGTACCGGGGGCGGAGAATCGGGTCGTTTCCGACCACGTCGGTGTTTTCGTTCCACCCCAACAAGAACATCACGACGGGGGAGGGGGGAATGGTCGTCACCGGGGACGAGCGGGTCTTCGAGACGGTCTCGCTGCTGAAATTCCACGGGATGGATCGCAACGCCTGGAAACGTTTCGCGAAGGCGGGAAGCCCGCGGTACGACATCGCCCTCCCCGGCTACAAATACAACATGATGGACATCCAGGCGGCGATCGGGCTGCATCAGCTCCCGAAGCTCGACGGCTTCATCGCGCAGCGCGCCTCGATCGCGGCCGCCTACCAGCGGGATTTCGCGGAGGCCCCCTTCTTCCTGCCGAAACCGGTGCCGTGGCCGTCGCGGCACGCGTGGCACCTCTATGCGCCGCTCGTCGATCTCGAACGGTTGACGATCGACCGCGACCGGTTCATGGCGGAGCTGAAGGACCGGAACGTCGGCTGCGGCCTCCACTACTCGGCCGCGCACGAGTTCTCCTGGTACCGCGAGCGTTTCGGCTGGCAGCCGGAAGACTTCCCCGAGGCCCACTTCGTCTCCGAACGCATCGTTTCGCTTCCGCTGTTCCCGGGCATGACGGAGGCCGACCGGGCCGACGTCGTGCAGGCGGTCTACGACATCGTTGGGAAATTCCGCCGCTGAAACGCGGCGATGCATCGAGCCGGACGGGCGCGTGCCGCGCAACGGTCGCCCTTCGACGTACGTCTCGGGTACGCCTGCGGGCGCCGTGCGCGGTCCGCATCCCGTCGGGCTCGCGCCTCCCCGCGTATCAGCGGCGGACGACCGGGGGCTGGTGGCGAGACCGCGCCGGCCGATGCGGCGGGAAGTGACGGAATCGGTTAGGATTACGGCCGATTTGACCGAG
This window of the Thermoanaerobaculia bacterium genome carries:
- a CDS encoding phospholipid carrier-dependent glycosyltransferase, translated to MTGRRPLLFLLAAVTVLLFVEFPGSWLLEPDEARYAEIPREMLATGNWLVPRLNGVDYFEKPPLTYWANAVSIAALGHNPFAARLPERLAILGTALLLAGALRKPFGERVAILSALIFLSSPLVFALGRTALTDGVLTFTMAITLMALHRFLLASEEGRAAPGAAALAGLGCGLSLLDKGLIGVVLPGGAFVLWCVLRRTARPIVRILLSWAPVVCLAVAAPYFIAVELAAPGFSKFFWIHEHFVRYATPEASRPGPPWYFLLTFLLGMLPWTFFSSRLGRRLWWSKRRATAPDASDLWFALWFSVILVFFSLSHSKLTPYVLPACPAAAVLFARLIDAHVETGEKTPARPLAFHAAFWTVAAPAGFFLLARSGDLARYGLAAPAAAALGVLVAASWIGAFAARRRPLAGIGTAVAGWCIFYAALIAAFPRIAADQSAHDLAVAAGRAAGDSAEVVCYRTYLQGFPLELERRVRIFGWKGELAYGSARGDSSAWFPPREAFWTEWDSPKKMVVLLRKRDRPEMYGHRAELVAQNRKYFVVKNFR
- a CDS encoding DegT/DnrJ/EryC1/StrS family aminotransferase, whose amino-acid sequence is MRSTFLPFAKPSIGEEEIAEVADSLRSGWITTGPKTERFAEEFRAWVGGRFAAPISSATAGLHVALLAHGIGAGDEVITTPMTFAATLNVIVLVGATPVLADIDRNTLNVRVEEIEKRITPRTRALIPVHYVGQPCDMDPILALAEKHRLAVIEDAAHAIGTEYRGRRIGSFPTTSVFSFHPNKNITTGEGGMVVTGDERVFETVSLLKFHGMDRNAWKRFAKAGSPRYDIALPGYKYNMMDIQAAIGLHQLPKLDGFIAQRASIAAAYQRDFAEAPFFLPKPVPWPSRHAWHLYAPLVDLERLTIDRDRFMAELKDRNVGCGLHYSAAHEFSWYRERFGWQPEDFPEAHFVSERIVSLPLFPGMTEADRADVVQAVYDIVGKFRR